The following are encoded in a window of bacterium genomic DNA:
- a CDS encoding 1-acyl-sn-glycerol-3-phosphate acyltransferase has translation MTERVQSAAATVGPAPDVRSLRVALSPFVFRGMLVGMAAVAVGLHRVSRSRGMAWRFAKARARTLEAMLGVRVGVTGLERLEPGVSYVFAPNHQSHLDILALLGHLPGATRFAAKRSLWRHPVVGAVLDSLGMIPIDRDNTADAIAALNRVRSAHDSFVVFPEGTRSRDGRLQPFKKGAFVTAIRLGLPVVPVCCRGTRRLMPKGSRLTVLPGDVELVIEQPIPTVGLGFDDRDRIAAQVRAAIERHHTGW, from the coding sequence ATGACCGAGCGCGTGCAGAGTGCCGCCGCGACGGTGGGACCGGCGCCGGACGTACGCTCCCTGCGTGTCGCGCTCTCTCCCTTCGTATTCCGCGGCATGCTGGTGGGGATGGCGGCGGTGGCGGTGGGCCTGCACCGCGTGAGCCGCAGCCGGGGCATGGCCTGGCGCTTCGCGAAGGCCCGCGCCCGCACGCTCGAGGCGATGCTCGGCGTCCGCGTCGGGGTGACGGGTCTCGAGCGGCTCGAGCCGGGCGTCTCGTACGTCTTCGCGCCGAACCACCAGAGCCACCTCGACATCCTCGCGCTGCTCGGGCACCTGCCGGGCGCCACGCGCTTCGCCGCCAAGCGCAGCCTCTGGCGCCATCCCGTCGTCGGTGCCGTGCTCGACTCGCTCGGCATGATCCCGATCGACCGCGACAACACCGCCGACGCGATCGCGGCGCTGAACCGCGTCCGCTCCGCGCACGACTCGTTCGTCGTGTTCCCGGAGGGCACGCGCAGCCGTGACGGGCGTCTCCAGCCGTTCAAGAAGGGCGCGTTCGTCACCGCAATCCGCCTCGGCCTGCCGGTCGTGCCGGTGTGCTGCCGTGGGACGCGCCGGCTGATGCCGAAGGGGAGCCGGCTCACCGTGCTGCCGGGCGACGTCGAGCTCGTCATCGAGCAGCCGATTCCGACCGTGGGGCTCGGCTTCGACGACCGCGATCGGATCGCGGCGCAGGTGCGCGCCGCGATCGAGCGACACCACACGGGATGGTAG